The following is a genomic window from Thermovirga sp..
TTTCGGCTTTCTCTTACGATCTCCTCGTACTTTATGAACCTTCTGATCACCTCCAGTGGAATCCAGGAAGACGCGGGGGAGGAAGGGGATTACGTTTCTTTACAAGGGTAATTATATATCCTCCTGACTCTTTTGTCCTTTTGTACGTCCCCGCGAGAGGCGGCCTTGCCCCGTCGCCCTTTTGTGCCTAAAATGTGCGGTATATTTAAAGAGATACGGGAAGACGCGACGGGATGAGGAGGAAAAATGAATGGCACGCAATATTGTTCCAAGGGATGAGGACTATTCCCAGTGGTACCTGGACGTGATCAAGACGGCGGAACTGGCCGATTACGCGCCCGTAAGGGGCTGCATGGTCATCCGGCCCGAGGGCTACGCCCTGTGGGAGTCGATCCAGCATCACTTCGACGAGGCCTTCAAGGATACCGGCCATGTCAACGCCTATTTCCCGCTTCTCATCCCGAAGTCCTTCCTGGAAAAGGAAGCCGAGCATGTCGAGGGCTTCGCGCCGGAATGCGCCGTGGTGACCCATGCCGGGGGGGAAGAACTGGAGGAACCGCTGATAGTCCGGCCCACCTCCGAAACAGTTATTGGCCATATGTACAGCAAGTGGATCCAATCCTGGAGGGATTTGCCCATCCTGATCAACCAGTGGTGTAACGTGATGAGATGGGAGAAAAGGTCCAGGCTTTTCCTCAGGACCTCGGAGTTTCTCTGGCAGGAGGGGCACACCGCTCACGCTACCAGCGAGGAGGCCCTGGAGGAGACCCTGAAGATGTTGGGAGTTTACCAGGACATCATGGAGAACGTCCTGGGTCTTCCCATACTGGCCGGAGAGAAATCCGAGGGCGAACGGTTCCCCGGGGCGGACAACACCTATTCCTGCGAAGCCATGATGAGCGACCGCAAGGCCCTCCAGGCCGGCACGAGCCATTTCCTGGGACAGAACTTCGCCAAGGCCTTCGACATTACCTTCCAGAACAAGGAAGGCGAACTGGAATTCGCCTGGACCACCAGTTGGGGGTCATCGACCCGGCTCATAGGGGCCATTG
Proteins encoded in this region:
- a CDS encoding proline--tRNA ligase, translating into MARNIVPRDEDYSQWYLDVIKTAELADYAPVRGCMVIRPEGYALWESIQHHFDEAFKDTGHVNAYFPLLIPKSFLEKEAEHVEGFAPECAVVTHAGGEELEEPLIVRPTSETVIGHMYSKWIQSWRDLPILINQWCNVMRWEKRSRLFLRTSEFLWQEGHTAHATSEEALEETLKMLGVYQDIMENVLGLPILAGEKSEGERFPGADNTYSCEAMMSDRKALQAGTSHFLGQNFAKAFDITFQNKEGELEFAWTTSWGSSTRLIGAIVMTHSDDDGLVLPPRVAPVKTVIIPISSDQAYRDEKLLPRAKDAADQLNALLGKRSVKIDTDFHMRPGDRFFANIQKGIPLRLELGEKEFEKGVFQAVRRDTGERFDIPWDQVGKRVPGVLEDIQEDLFAKALNFREQNTHRVGDFREFKKAFAGRGGFVEAFFAGGIEEEKIIKEETGATVRCFPMENEERGDCFFTGRPKAKLAVFARAY